In the genome of Arachis stenosperma cultivar V10309 chromosome 6, arast.V10309.gnm1.PFL2, whole genome shotgun sequence, the window tcatcttttttttaattttatcttctcaaattattgttttacttttttaagaagaataaaaaaaatcaaataaagaagaagaataaacaCATAATGGTACAAAATTACTTAGAAGAGGATGAAATTATATTcgttcaactaaaagaaagaaataaataaagaaaaaaagaagaaaaaaatgcagcattagagGAAACATTTTTCTATACATTTTTCTATATTtacagcaaatttgggtgtaacacaaagatatttgggtgtattatttaagaattttagTGTATGTCtactgataagttctgcataatttaaaactcttcctcttcctcctcctcatcttctgctgcttcttcttcttcatcttcttatttcatattttcataATTCTTATTAGGGAaaatatcaaacaaaaaaatatataatattgcAAAATTAATAGAAAGAGAAGGAGGAAAAAATGCAGCAACAATAACAGTAATAAAAAACGACGATGAAAATGAAACACgtgaagaaaaaggaggagaaacgcaaagaagaaggagaagaagaaggaagaggaagaaCGCAAAGCGCGCTATGAAAACTGTTGAGTAGCGCACGTGATAACACGCTCTAATGGGTGAGCGTCTTTTTTGTTGGGTTTGGCCCAACTTATATGacttataaattaaaataacttgTACGTATAGCACTActctttataaaataaaaaagtgagGATCTCATCACTACTCTTGAATTAAagtaataagaaaaaaatatataaatttagtttttttacgTTATCTTTCAATTCGATAAATCAATGACTAATTTATCTTAAATTCGAGtttcatataaaaatttgttattaaCCAATAAATTACTACATATACAAAGCAAAATTCAAACatctaatatatatttatgtagataaataaattaattactcAATCAATCTAAgttgattaaaaatataaatttaataataattaattcttcattttattaatattccaacctgagaaaataatttttcaaacgGAAAGCGTTGCAAATTCTGTAAAAGTAATTTTGTTCTCTTGCATATGTACATGTGTATTGCAGAACATTCTATGTCAGTCTGACACAATTACCACATCAAACTCTTAAATGACGAAGTTTCCTCCTTTAGTATCATATAACTCCCCATAAAAAATACTAAGTTGCTAACAAGCTAAGTACCAATTACATGCTAActtttaacaataattatatttagCATAAAAAATTACACATATTTAAAGTACTATACACCAAGATGTTAAATCTATTAAATTGGAAGGCCACATCAACCAAATAAAACTCCAAAAGCTTAATTAGGAGACAAGAAAGAGAACGAATAAAGATGAAAATTGGAAAGCATGAACTTTAGGAACTTTCAGGAAAGCATAATAAAACAGTTGAATCAATTGTTTGTTACTACAGCTATAAACTTTATTCATTGTTGTTATTTTGCTTGGCACATGAAACTGAGACCTTGCACCTTTTGATGCAAATATTCCCTGTGCCTTACTTAACAATAATCAATCCCCTTTATTATTTTGGCGAGGTTCCTTCATCATGTGGTTCATGTGTTCCTTCATTTGGTTTGAAATGGAATCGTTATATAGCCCAATCACTATTAGCTGGTTCCTTTTCTCCTTTAATTTCTCCATAATAGAGGAGAGCCACTCCCACTTTTTCAAAGCCAAGAGCTTTAACTAAAGATCACTTATATATAATACGCAAAAATCCTATAAAAATCTACCATTAAATCCGTTGTATAAGTACATGTTAGTTTATTTTTcatgtatattttgtatttctatatatatatatatatattatacacgTGATTGATTTAGTAAGTAGCAtgatatatatatgtatatattctAAATTGGCACTAAGGTCAATTTTGTTAATTGTGTTGAAATAGAAATATAAGCACGTACGTCAAAACAAAAgacataaattaattaaaaaaagataaaaataaaaacagactAAATAATGcgtcaaacaaaatttatattttatctatgaaaattataagaataaaaacaagagaaaaaattttctcttatttcatatttttatttttaatattaagacACTTATCATGATATATGAATATACACCAACTATTGAATTAGCTTAATTAGCTTAGCTAGGCTTCATGACTGTGGTGCTTGCTTCACATGTTACAATAGTTGCAGATTTATACAATCCCCAAAAACATGATCTGCTGTATACCATTACAACATGTATGTAAAACGTTACATCTTCATCTTacatttcttgttttctttatttaacTTTTATACAGAAGCACCGAAGAAAAAGagaattacaaattaaaaaatgaagAGAGAATGCTCCTCCTTGTCACCCTGCAACAGTAACCTTTCACTACTCCCTTATTgtgagttaaaaaaaaaaaccatggCAAAGGGAGATAGCGGTTGCGGCTTATAGACTTAGCCAAGAATGAATGAGGGTTTTTTCATGCTGCATTGTTGGTGAGCTCTTCTTGCTGCCTCTTCAAAGATTCCTGCTTTTGAAGAATCATTTGCCTGCGGAATCTCTTAATGAAAAGAGCAGCACATTGATCAATCTCATCCTCCAACTTAAATTCTTGTCCTCTCTCTTCCTTCGagttcttcaccaaatcaatcACCGATCCTTCAAGATCCAAATCCTCTGAATCAAACAGCGTGTGCGTCAGATCAGGGtacttctcatcatcatcaccatcaccaCCATCATCGTAGTTGTAGTAACAACCTCCTTCATCTTCCACGAACTGCGCCTCGCTTGGATTCGGAACCTTCTCGTAGCTCTGAGCGTTGTTCCGGAACAACACAATGGcgttcttgttcttgttcttgcgattctgattctgattctgattgTGTTCGTTCTCGTTCCCATCTTCCAATAAGAAATTGTTGCTGTTAGCTTCGTCTTCCTTATTATGATGGCCCAACACGGAGTGGAACTTCTCCGAGATGGAACTCATGAGGAACTTCTTGTTCTTCATGAGCGAGAATATGATGAGACGCGCCTTTATGGCGTTTGTCTTCGACTTCAATGCGAGTGTCTTTGATTTCGCCATTGCGCTAAGACCGGCTATGATCTTCTTTAACAACCTTGAGGCACTGTTCTTCATCTTACTAGTAAGTCTTAAAAACTTTAGAAATTGTATAGGAAGCGGTGAATAATTGTATTTTGATTGAGGATTTTTGTTGTTGTACTATATGACACTAAAATTGTATTTTGGCACGAAAGGATGCAAGGTGGGTAGATGGGTATATATAGCAGAAAAACCATGGTGGAAGGGgtttggatattttttatttttaagtgtGTGGCAACTAGCTGTGATGTGAGAGAAAAGAAAGATTGAGGGTTAAGAAAAGAGGAGAAAGCAGAAAAAAAGTTTTGAAAGTGAAAGTTAAAGGTGTGAGATAAAGTTAGAAATGGGGACACTTGGCGTCTTCTGATAGGGTATGTGAGAAATGGCTGGTTCACTGGTATACGAAGCTTCACAATTTTATGGTGGGCAGAAATTATTAGTGGGGTTGGGGGGTTACTTGCTTTTTTGAATTGAGTTTTCTAGGTTTGGGTTAAAAAATGTGGGGGAGCTGACACATGagttttatttcttctctttgGTACTGTtgctattatttattatttaatgtttaatttaGGACAAGTTTAGTAGTTGTTTAATTGTGATTTTGATTGGAACTATGCAGTTTTATGAAAATTGATTGTAAAAAAGGCTAGTTTGCTTGTGCATATGTAAACTAATATTTCAAAGTCTAAGTGTTAAATGATCAATACTTAGCTATCTGTAGTTCTGTACATCTATCAAACCCCTTTTATATATGGGCAACAAGGTCATTTTTAGTGAAAAGAAATGAAAATTGATTGACTCAAATATGACataaatagaattaaaaaatgTTAGATTCCTCAGTATTTGtgtttatatatgttataaGTAGTTAAACTAATTATTTAGAAATGGAATTTTCAACAttaatttataaacaaaaattCGAAACTAGAAACcaatagattaaaaaaaatttaaatatcaaaatcATAATAGAACAATAACAATGAAagacaaaatcaaacaaaattaataaatcaaaacagaaattaaagacAATAAAATTACAGAATATCAGAATCAAAATTTAAGAATATCATTGACAATTACagattaaaaatattagaatatcaaaatcaataaaCTACATATAAGAGCATAGAGGTGAGGGAGCATGCGGAGGTTGGACGCGGTAGAACTAGAGAAGAAGTGACCCGGACCACCACGGCACTGAAACCGAGGAGGGTGGTACACGGCGAAACTGGAACAGAGAAGGGTGGAGCGTGGCAAGAATGGAGCAGAGAAGGATAGAGCGTGGCAGAATTAGAGCAGAGAAACAGAAGAGGGGCTGCGCAACAGAAAAACGATGCAAGACAATTTGTAGTGGAGACGATGACTTCGAGCAGTTGCAGGGAAGGAGGCTTCGAGCAGTTGCGATAGAAATTTCtaaaattcatattaattgttttgtatttttttttgtcattcaCGGTATTTCTCAATCTAATATGTCAATAACTAATTTGTTGCAGAATTAAACTCTATTTAAAAATCTATTACTAGTTAATGAGTTTTTGTATGTACAAGACAAGATTCAAACTCAAACACTTACTTTAATAAACAAAAAGCTTATTACTGGGTCAATCTAAATTGATTGTTTAAACTAATACCATCAAACTTAGAATAAATGATCATTTGTATtcataaaagataaaaacaCCACATTAAATCAAAAGTAAATTTGTCTccctttaaaatatttttcatgtgACAAAAATATCTTAGGTGGCACTCTAACCCtctaaaaataagatatttttatcaCACAAAAGATAACTTACAtagatataaatttaattttaatttagtgtgAATACATATgtcaacatttttattttttataaatataaatggttatttattttttaaacttatCTAAATTTGTGTTCGGTTAAAAAGCATAGCGTTAATTGATATTCatgattaaattaaattgaattacgAAACCTCAAAATCTAATCCAATACTTAAAAAGAGCCTATTCTTTTCTGCCTTAGCcgttttcaatttcattttgttGCTTTCAATTATTTGACTACTGCTTTGGGGGCACCAGTACCTATATGAAGCTTTTGAGGTAACTGAAAAAATGAGAACACAAGCAAACCTATCTAACCGGCCACCAATGTGGCAATACAACAATCACTGTTCAAGGCTTTTCAATTTAGACAGTGCAATAATTTTTGGGCTCAAATGACCAAAATAACCATCAACCTCAgactattaataatttaataattgattataaATCTTCTTGTCCTTTGGAGAAAATGAAAAAAGCAGTGGTACCACTGACATTGCACTTGGCCAATAttatattgatttattttggATAGAAATAAGAATCTGATTTGCTTAGTGCATTCAAACGAAGAAGGTCACGCATTCTTGGGCACTAGCAGTAGTGATAATTACTGCACTAGTTTCAAAGTGGCGTGTGGAAGGTTGAAATGTTTTGAATGAGTACCAAATGATTGTGTCTCTCATCTAAAGAAAGCTTAGCGCTTAAGGCTACAAAGTACAAACACAACGGCTCCACATTTTTCATTTggatcctctctctctcctttttcttttgtttttatgcttgctaaTGGACCTCTCAAACCGCTTTGAGTTACGGAATAGCAAGTCAAAATTAGAAAACTAGTCCATTCGTCTTTTTTAGAAATCAAGAAAATCTCGATTTGATTCCTTCAAATTAACGAGTTAAATAGAttgatttatttgatttttatttttgttgaaaacattatattaaaaattagatagatttgatattttttaattaatataaaaaaatttattatacatttatatatttttatactagaccaactaaatttaaaattgttaaaaaagtaggtttttatttaaaaaaacataattatttACTACTTTAGATTAGCACAGAAAAATATACGAATCTGCGTATGTAGTTCTATTTTTGTAGAGAATTGGCATAAAaataatgtattttatttttgtaaggATAGTTTGTGAAAATATTGTCAAATTAAATCACCAATTTTTATTTGACAGGCTAATGAAAAtgtgagaaaaaaaaattaaattcattttttgaTACGTATTTTGCAAAAACATAGGACAAAAACTATAATCTATAGACTTACcaagcaaagaaaaaaaaaatttgtaggGTTCTCCCTCTCATGCAAAGGAAACAAGATTGAAGCCTTCTCAGGATTGTCACCACCGCTTCAACTTGGGCTGCAATGatcttcctcttctcttttaCTACTCTCTTTTCTCCCTGAAACctcttttcatttattttattttttcgtttctcttttttctctttcttcctaATCCTTGTATTTCTCTTCTCAGTGTCTCACTCTTACTCTCACCAGCCACAATTTCatcatctttctcttttttctcttttcgcCAGTCACAACCCTGCACTACCCCTCTTTTGCTATTATCCgcgttttttttcttttgcaaccCTTTCTTTCTGCTCTTCCTAtttactttgttgttgttttgttaCTTGTTcgtttttgttatttttctgtttCTAGATATCTAGATCTGAAGTTCACATCTAGATctaaaataattcttttataGTTGTTTTTTTCTCTCTGCGGTGTTTTGGTCCTCTTTATGAGTGTTTTGGTTATTGTATTAGAGATTTGGAATGAAGATTCAACAAGGAGAGCTGGTTCACGAAAATATTTTAAGATTCGAGAGGCCTTTGGATCTACTTAAAGAAGAAGAGATGATATTTTCTGTGTTGCAGCACTTTATGTGTAGAATTATAAACAAAAGAGATTGTGATTTATCTCTGTTTCAACCTTATAAGATTCTTTGTAATTGAACTTTGTGCCTCCTCTCAAACCATAGTTcaacataaaatttattttttttcttagttttagatctaatgTGTATTTCGCAATTTGTAAGTGCCATTTGGCTATTTCGTTGAATGAAAATTTTCT includes:
- the LOC130935693 gene encoding uncharacterized protein LOC130935693, coding for MKNSASRLLKKIIAGLSAMAKSKTLALKSKTNAIKARLIIFSLMKNKKFLMSSISEKFHSVLGHHNKEDEANSNNFLLEDGNENEHNQNQNQNRKNKNKNAIVLFRNNAQSYEKVPNPSEAQFVEDEGGCYYNYDDGGDGDDDEKYPDLTHTLFDSEDLDLEGSVIDLVKNSKEERGQEFKLEDEIDQCAALFIKRFRRQMILQKQESLKRQQEELTNNAA